The proteins below are encoded in one region of Nitrosomonas ureae:
- the queG gene encoding tRNA epoxyqueuosine(34) reductase QueG, producing MQKNTSTNKIPDYAALAVAIKTWGKELGFHDVRIADANADITVIESGFFSWLGKGYHGEMDYMAKHGTKRTRPAELEPGTLRIISVCINYAPPSVKNSWDVIHSGERAFISRYALGRDYHKVLRSRLQKLADKMTVEAGAFNYRVFSDSAPVMEVAWAQKAGLGWRGKHTLLLSRQAGSMFFLGEMYVDLPLPVDEETENYCGSCSRCIDVCPTQAIVAPYEVDARRCISYLTIELKDSIPESLRPLIGNRIYGCDDCQLVCPWNKFAQITNENDFHVRNGLDDVSLIELFSWDQETFEAKLAGSAIRRIGHIQWLRNIAVGLGNAPYSVEIVQALQARLNDASVLVREHVQWALLQQNMKRTEQ from the coding sequence ATGCAAAAAAATACCTCAACAAATAAAATACCTGATTATGCCGCATTGGCAGTTGCCATTAAAACATGGGGCAAGGAATTGGGTTTTCATGATGTCCGTATTGCCGATGCAAACGCGGATATCACTGTAATCGAATCCGGTTTTTTCTCATGGCTGGGTAAAGGATATCACGGTGAAATGGATTATATGGCGAAACATGGCACCAAACGCACTCGTCCCGCCGAACTTGAACCAGGAACACTGCGAATTATTTCCGTGTGTATCAATTATGCACCACCCTCCGTCAAAAATAGCTGGGATGTGATCCACTCGGGTGAACGCGCATTTATTTCACGTTATGCACTGGGGCGGGATTACCATAAGGTTCTGCGTTCCCGGTTGCAAAAACTGGCGGATAAAATGACAGTGGAAGCAGGGGCGTTCAATTACCGGGTATTTTCCGATAGCGCGCCGGTGATGGAAGTGGCATGGGCGCAGAAAGCCGGTCTGGGCTGGCGCGGTAAGCATACTTTGCTGTTGTCGCGTCAAGCGGGTTCGATGTTTTTCCTGGGGGAAATGTATGTCGACCTGCCACTTCCCGTTGATGAAGAAACTGAAAATTATTGTGGCAGTTGCAGCCGATGTATCGATGTTTGTCCAACGCAAGCGATTGTTGCACCGTATGAGGTTGATGCGCGGCGCTGTATTTCTTATTTGACCATTGAATTAAAAGACAGCATTCCCGAATCGTTACGTCCGCTGATTGGCAATCGTATTTATGGCTGTGATGATTGCCAGTTGGTGTGTCCGTGGAATAAATTTGCCCAAATCACTAACGAAAATGATTTTCATGTGCGCAATGGATTGGATGATGTATCGTTGATTGAATTATTTAGCTGGGATCAGGAAACATTTGAAGCTAAATTGGCGGGCAGTGCGATTCGCCGTATTGGTCATATACAGTGGCTGCGTAATATCGCGGTTGGCTTGGGGAATGCGCCATACTCGGTGGAAATCGTTCAGGCGCTGCAAGCGCGATTAAATGATGCTTCAGTTTTGGTGCGGGAACATGTGCAGTGGGCCTTACTACAACAGAATATGAAAAGAACAGAACAGTAA
- the tsaE gene encoding tRNA (adenosine(37)-N6)-threonylcarbamoyltransferase complex ATPase subunit type 1 TsaE, whose translation MHSVHSTDCGSAQSHTHYLADTEETLKFGEKLASCLHPGMTIHLLGNLGAGKTTLTRGILHGLGYSHIVKSPTYNLVEIYKISGLYLYHFDFYRFNDCSEWEEAGFRDYFNSNSICLVEWPEKAGNLLPSADLRCFLNILDSGRNIEIRSGTETGKQCLIHWTTEKNT comes from the coding sequence TTGCATAGCGTTCATTCGACAGATTGCGGATCAGCACAAAGCCATACACACTATCTTGCCGACACAGAAGAAACCTTGAAATTTGGTGAAAAATTAGCATCTTGCCTACACCCTGGCATGACAATTCATCTGCTTGGCAATCTAGGCGCCGGTAAAACCACTTTAACCCGGGGTATTTTACACGGCCTTGGATACTCGCATATCGTCAAAAGCCCTACCTATAATTTAGTTGAAATCTACAAAATCTCTGGGTTATACTTGTATCACTTTGATTTTTATCGATTCAATGATTGTTCGGAATGGGAAGAAGCAGGTTTTCGCGATTATTTTAATTCCAATTCTATTTGCTTGGTGGAATGGCCTGAAAAAGCGGGAAACTTATTGCCCAGCGCCGACTTGCGGTGCTTTCTCAACATACTTGATTCGGGCAGAAATATTGAAATCCGAAGCGGCACAGAGACAGGAAAACAATGCCTGATACATTGGACTACAGAAAAAAATACTTGA